A section of the Osmia lignaria lignaria isolate PbOS001 chromosome 3, iyOsmLign1, whole genome shotgun sequence genome encodes:
- the cno gene encoding adherens junction formation factor afadin isoform X10 produces MATELANKKAEREALRGVIQQWNANRLDLFELSEPNEDLEFHGVMRFYFQDSGQKVATKCIRVASDATSQAVIETLIEKFRPDMRMLSVPEYALYEIHENGDERKLGLDEKPLLVQLNWHIDDREGRFLLRRIDDKTNAQGVGFSSSEGSSFRRKLSKREKKQMKKQEKLSRLKSLEQEENTVPLDQNGVAEKLYTELPETSFTRSISNPEAVMRRRRQQKLERKLQQFRSKDGGPDTGGTLKIYGEALCKDVPYKTLLLSVRDSAVHVVREMLSKYGLEKVDPQQYCLVQVNSEHVNGGSQQEYILDDDECPLAILMNHPSARGSIMFHVRRRPADYVPRKRKKKPSGKWNELDHRYEDERLPFLLELNPDGSDVPNGAGARHRLQPNVTEVGSERPIGPQAVQAQTLTLTGPTVMPRHCVIAFTENIVTLTPCSRDAHTYVNNQRIHQTTILQNGAIVKFGRLHTFRFIDPAPEERIRQRHESTRQIEYGYDRLLLYRRRSPDLTGQETNVERYGSTSGTPNSGQNQGSQNQGQANQEQASHPSSPSKSTTNSAVGHPQSPTHASESTHNYETTFDLDGNVETASLTSSRDGNRTLQNDRQVRGTDPILPAVLEFLEETEETFFHAVITDVEPSAPQFKLAPTYTLYLAARYRASTHYRPELQPTERAHRLTVMLANVATMIQRVIQERYMDASSLALWLANGSELLHMLKNDRHVGAFSTRAQDILTEAVHAAFASLVRCISLELAPAMSQFMADADEPAKEAGVLQIFSNTMALLRRCRVNAALTIQLFSHLFHAINATAFNSLVSNTNLCVRWFGRRLKARLNALETWAERQGLELASQCHLATIMQATHLLQAPKYNAEELATLSSTCFKLNSLQVRALLQKYQPAADEPRLPAELIENVVRVAESVADTLARADGREIRLEEEPTLALALLLPEDGYSCEVIRGVPPGLAEFLAPLQRDGLCRMAPQPTSSGYWTIYMIDHHNNFRSPSAMSNRSGSGYSCNAGGPNSSQPEIHVIKLHKSTNGMGLSIVAAKGAGQDRLGIYIKSVVAGGAADADGRLTAGDQLLKVDGQSLVGITQEKAAEYLVRTGPIVTLEVAKQGAIYHGLATLLSQPSPVMSRAAHKVRPKSEHLETPKVQEASDEHPSSSRSMGNLLDAPRPTAITLPDRSVDPVSGPRRMSERDLPSRLGRDVTAPQQQMHTSKSVPALHNVGTDGKQQHEVFNPGYSRASSSNSVTPPVTQPLPMNAINGSTSLRSRSSHNLHDPTRIGTLPPSGLLVGRQQSSPNLNPGQATTNNNASSNVNAALNVLQGNEAERFYQNLSIYRNQDGTAKQRYSPSQHLEERNLLQPQKNSRGSQNSLNRPGTFETSQIRDRPISAYVPQNQQQSYLGGQSQSQSQSQSQSQLYSQQGCAPPPPRSQSSRDMIRQEAKLQEMQEEVRRRELRGGVPVPSNQYRPNTAYNVKANTIASTSSSVRPTKSLGSQPNLGSSPPVTVPTSPISVSSHSAKQVGTSSYGYLDPQYGSYMIQHSKSPHMHPHQHQHQHQHQSQSQAQPQSQPQSQPQPQPQPQPQPQPQPQHQHQHPHQYSHQHQYQHPHYHHHQNMQQQNFVHVQYGTTPPSRGKSELTRLQPNGMMLEYGRDQNSQETDQSQRLTIGSQYYLNGNSDVRNEQYAGENSMNRSQIAAEGNTLMTNEMTPIRPTLPEEGYTESPPPPPPNTSTHPLYNKQSDSRYTASMQDPPRGGYYPANGMGSALQPRQYQYSATNPWQREEREKEQARRREAARQWRDQQIAELSALPHRTPQQEEQLRALQLERDFQKRAEEVANQQDDDEESNDLDAESIQRLQGLLRTTTVQERNNASEPQVNLSRNNVANQSVRGNYAAQSLDRTVHGTSIITHGADASQTSQNVQTNCLSQQENSNSHSSSNFQHEQSMQMQNSAGQMQISSLIQSNTAQKSGSHGPIQSIEDKDMHRRSDEIKRRQLELDEVQKKKEEDANKQQQIQQMYQQQQQQQQQHLHHHHHHHLQQPQSHIKSQQMLHPNMLRLDNLSINGLTSSSTQNGNNDAPLPPERGSSFAVMSQTGVLRSNNSNSSNIMTLTSPQSTTVKRVSFHDSNANVESVQRNVSSGNLTAIPSTTMDVISEDPNIFINDAEMLLASPKTPEGPGIPISGSTPGVIGAQEVYKDPRQRRLAEKQKQQQQNSQVGPVPEKLSFKEKMKMFAMETGEDGTPRDKVKISRAQREIDNIGNPTTALISNNGNNSSNNYNNNNGNNINAVTTNNTNNSNSSSSSSSSNNNAHNNRN; encoded by the exons ATGGCCACGGAGCTGGCAAATAAGAAAGCTGAGCGCGAAGCTCTGCGTGGCGTAATTCAACAATGGAACGCCAATAGATTGGATCTGTTTGAACTTTCGGAACCGAACGAG GATTTGGAGTTTCACGGTGTAATGAGATTTTATTTTCAAGACAGCGGTCAGAAAGTGGCGACAAAATGTATTAGGGTAGCATCAGATGCGACGAGTCAAGCGGTGATCGAaactttaattgaaaaattccgTCCAGATATGCGAATGCTCTCGGTTCCGGAGTATGCGCTTTACGAAATACACGAAAACGGCG ACGAACGTAAACTCGGTCTGGATGAGAAACCACTGCTGGTGCAGCTAAATTGGCACATCGATGATCGAGAAGGACGTTTTCTGTTGAGGAGGATCGATGATAAGACGAACGCGCAAGGCGTAGGCTTCTCTTCTTCGGAGGGGTCCAGCTTTCGTAGAAAGCTGAGCAAACGGGAAAAGAAACAGATGAAGAAACAAGAAAAACTGAGTCGCCTAAAGAGTTTGGAACAAGAGGAAAACACAGTGCCCCTCGATCAGAATGGCGTGGCTGAAAAATTGTACACGG AATTGCCGGAAACTAGCTTTACCAGAAGCATTTCGAATCCGGAAGCCGTGATGAGGAGGCGACGTCAGCAAAAGTTGGAAAGAAAACTGCAGCAGTTTCGCAGCAAGGATGGTGGCCCGGACACCGGTGGGACATTGAAGATTTACGGCGAAGCGCTTTGCAAGGATGTACCGTATAAAACGCTACTTCTGAGCGTACGAGATTCAGCGGTTCACGTTGTGCGAGAGATGCTCTCCAAATACGGTTTAGAGAAGGTTGATCCGCAGCAGTATTGTCTCGTGCAG GTAAATAGCGAACACGTTAACGGAGGATCTCAACAGGAATACATATTGGACGACGACGAATGCCCTCTAGCTATTCTCATGAATCATCCTTCTGCACGAG GTTCCATCATGTTTCATGTCCGAAGAAGGCCTGCCGATTACGTGCCTCGGAAACGGAAGAAAAAGCCTAGTGGCAAGTGGAACGAACTCGATCACAG ATACGAAGATGAAAGATTGCCCTTTTTACTGGAATTGAATCCTGACGGGAGCGACGTTCCAAATGGAGCTGGTGCAAGACATCGGTTACAACCTAACGTGACGGAGGTGGGTTCGGAAAGACCGATAGGCCCTCAAGCTGTTCAAGCTCAAACTCTCACGTTGACTGGACCGACTGTTATGCCGAGACACTGTGTGATCGCTTTTACGGAAAATATCGTTACTCTCACCCCTTGCTCCAGGGATGCTCACACATACGTGAACAACCAACGGATACATCAAACGACGATACTCCAG AACGGAGCGATCGTGAAATTCGGCAGACTGCATACCTTTCGGTTCATCGATCCGGCACCCGAAGAACGCATCAGACAACGACACGAGTCTACGAGGCAAATCGAATACGGTTACGATCG CTTGCTTCTGTACCGTAGACGCTCGCCAGACTTGACTGGTCAGGAGACAAACGTGGAGCGATACGGCTCGACATCCGGCACTCCGAACAGCGGACAGAATCAAGGGTCGCAGAATCAGGGCCAGGCGAATCAAGAACAAGCTTCTCATCCATCTAGTCCGAGCAAATCGACGACTAATTCCGCTGTTGGTCATCCTCAAAGTCCGACGCACGCGTCAGAGTCCACCCATAATTACGAGACTACGTTTGATCTCGATGGAAACGTTGAGACTGCCAGTTTAACCAGCAGCAGAGACGGTAACAG GACGTTGCAAAATGATCGGCAAGTACGTGGCACGGATCCAATTTTGCCAGCCGTGCTGGAGTTCCTGGAGGAAACGGAGGAAACGTTTTTCCACGCGGTGATCACGGACGTGGAACCGTCCGCGCCTCAATTCAAACTTGCACCAACGTATACGCTTTATCTGGCAGCGAGGTACCGGGCAAGTACGCATTACAGGCCAGAGCTACAACCGACGGAAAGGGCGCACAGGTTGACCGTGATGCTGGCGAATGTTGCCACCATGATACAACGCGTGATACAG GAACGATACATGGACGCGTCTTCTCTGGCGCTGTGGTTGGCAAACGGGTCAGAATTATTGCACATGCTGAAGAACGATCGACACGTGGGTGCGTTCTCGACAAGAGCGCAAGACATTCTGACGGAAGCTGTTCACGCTGCATTCGCATCTTTAGTGCGATGTATATCTTTAGAGCTAGCTCCTGCAATGTCTCAGTTCATGGCTGACGCCGACGAGCCTGCGAAAGAGGCCGgggttttacaaatattttccaACACGATGGCTCTGCTAAGGCGGTGCAGAGTAAATGCCGCTCTCACTATTCAATTGTTCAGCCACTTGTTTCACGCGATCAACGCGACAGCTTTCAACTCGTTGGTCTCGAATACGAATTTGTGCGTCCGATGGTTCGGTCGTCGATTGAAAGCAAGATTGAACGCGCTCGAGACCTGGGCCGAGAGGCAGGGTCTCGAATTGGCGAGCCAGTGCCATTTGGCGACGATCATGCAAGCGACGCACTTGCTACAGGCGCCGAAATACAACGCGGAGGAGCTTGCCACCTTAAGCTCCACGTGTTTCAAATTGAATTCTCTTCAGGTCAGGGCGTTGTTACAAAAGTATCAACCAGCCGCTGACGAACCGAGACTTCCAGCGGAACTGATCGAGAACGTGGTACGAGTAGCGGAGAGTGTGGCCGACACGCTAGCGCGTGCTGACGGCAGAGAGATTCGACTCGAGGAAGAGCCAACGCTCGCGTTGGCGCTTCTTCTGCCCGAGGATGGGTACAGTTGCGAGGTGATACGCGGAGTTCCACCAGGATTAGCAGAATTCTTAGCACCGTTGCAACGAGACGGTCTATGTCGAATGGCTCCGCAGCCTACGAGCAGCGGATACTGGACCATATACATGATCGATCATCACAACAAT TTTCGCAGTCCCAGCGCGATGAGTAACAGATCCGGTAGCGGCTATTCCTGTAACGCAGGAGGACCAAATTCCTCTCAGCCAGAGATACACGTGATCAAATTACACAAATCTACCAACGGGATGGGTTTGAGCATTGTCGCGGCAAAG GGCGCCGGTCAAGATAGGCTGGGAATATATATAAAAAGCGTGGTTGCAGGTGGTGCCGCCGATGCT GATGGTAGATTGACGGCTGGCGATCAACTGCTCAAGGTTGACGGACAAAGTTTAGTTGGAATTACTCAAGAAAA AGCCGCCGAGTATCTGGTGCGCACGGGACCGATAGTGACCCTCGAAGTTGCCAAGCAGGGTGCCATATATCATGGTTTGGCTACTTTATTGTCGCAACCGTCACCGGTTATGAGCAGAG CAGCGCACAAGGTTCGACCCAAGTCCGAGCACTTGGAAACTCCAAAGGTACAAGAAGCAAGCGACGAGCATCCGTCCAGCTCGCGTTCGATGGGTAATTTATTGGATGCGCCAAGGCCCACGGCAATTACTTTGCCAGACCGTTCGGTCGATCCAGTGTCAG GACCTCGCCGCATGAGCGAACGAGATTTACCATCGCGACTTGGACGCGACGTAACCGCTCCTCAGCAACAAATGCATACCAGCAAGTCCGTGCCAGCGTTGCACA ACGTAGGTACCGATGGTAAGCAACAGCACGAGGTATTCAACCCTGGTTATAGCAGAGCATCTTCCAGTAATAGCGTTACTCCGCCAGTCACCCAGCCGTTGCCAATGAACGCCATTAATGGCTCAACGTCGTTACGTTCTCG TTCCAGTCATAATTTACACGACCCGACGAGAATCGGTACGTTACCGCCGAGCGGTCTTCTGGTCGGTAGACAACAATCCTCTCCGAATTTGAATCCTGGTCAAGCAACAACGAATAACAATGCTTCGAGTAACGTTAACGCGGCCTTGAACGTGCTTCAAGGTAACGAAGCTGAAAGGTTTTATCAGAATTTGAGTATCTACAGGAATCAAGACGGCACGGCGAAACAACGATATAGTCCATCTCAACATTTGGAGGAGAG AAATCTTCTGCAGCCGCAGAAGAACTCGAGAGGTTCGCAAAATTCTTTGAATCGACCGGGAACGTTTGAAACTAGCCAAATCAGAGACCGTCCAATATCCGCTTACGTACCTCAAAACCAACAACAGTCTTATTTAGGCGGGCAATCGCAGTCGCAGTCGCAGTCGCAATCGCAATCGCAATTGTATTCGCAACAAGGATGCGCACCGCCACCTCCGAGATCTCAGTCCTCGCGAGACATGATACGACAGGAAGCAAAACTTCAGGAAATGCAGGAAGAAGTGAGAAGACGAGAATTGCGGGGTGGCGTGCCAGTTCCATCGAATCAATATCGACCAAATACCGCGTACAATGTAAAAGCAAATACGATTGCATCGACAAGTTCCTCCGTTCGTCCGACGAAATCTCTTGGTTCTCAACCAAATTTGGGATCGAGTCCGCCGGTGACGGTGCCCACATCTCCGATTTCGGTATCCAGCCATAGCGCGAAACAAGTTGGTACCTCTAGTTACGGTTACTTGGATCCGCAGTATGGATCGTACATGATCCAACACAGCAAGTCCCCGCATATGCATCCGCATCAACATCAACACCAGCATCAGCATCAATCTCAATCTCAAGCTCAACCTCAATCTCAGCCTCAGTCTCAACCTCAACCTCAACCTCAACCTCAACCTCAACCTCAACCTCAACCTCAACATCAGCATCAACACCCGCATCAATACTCTCATCAACACCAATACCAACATCCGCATTACCATCACCATCAGAACATGCAACAGCAGAACTTTGTGCACGTCCAATACGGCACTACGCCTCCATCGAGAGGAAAAAGCGAATTGACGCGATTACAACCGAATGGAATGATGCTCGAATATGGAAGAGATCAGAACTCTCAAGAAACTGATCAAAGTCAACGTCTTACCATTGGATCGCAGTAttatttaaatggaaattcGGACGTACGAAACGAACAGTACGCTGGTGAAAATAGCATGAATAGATCACAGATCGCGGCAGAAGGTAATACTTTGATGACTAATGAGATGACTCCGATTAGACCCACCCTTCCGGAAGAGGGATACACCGAAAGCCCTCCGCCACCGCCACCAAACACTTCGACTCATCCTCTTTATAACAAACAGTCGGATTCGAG ATACACCGCGAGTATGCAGGATCCTCCTCGCGGCGGATATTACCCGGCTAACGGGATGGGAAGCGCGTTGCAACCGCGTCAGTATCAGTACAGTGCCACGAATCCTTGGCagcgagaagaaagagaaaag GAACAAGCGCGCAGAAGGGAAGCGGCAAGACAATGGCGGGACCAACAAATAGCGGAATTAAGCGCGTTACCTCATAGAACTCCCCAACAGGAAGAACAGCTTAGAGCGCTCCAGTTGGAGAGGGATTTTCAAAAGAGAGCCGAAGAGGTCGCTAATCAACAAGACGATGACGAGGAAAGCAATGATTTGGACGCAGAGAGTATACAGCGACTTCAAGGGTTGCTTCGTACAACGACGGTTCAAGAACGAAACAATGCATCGGAACCACAGGTCAATCTGtccagaaacaacgtggccaaTCAATCCGTCAGAGGAAACTATGCTGCACAAAGCCTGGATAGAACCGTGCATGGTACGAGTATTATCACGCACGGGGCTGACGCATCGCAAACTTCCCAAAACGTTCAAACGAATTGTTTAAGCCAGCAAGAAAACTCTAATTCCCATTCGTCGTCGAACTTTCAACACGAGCAAAGCATGCAAATGCAAAATAGTGCCGGACAAATGCAGATATCATCCTTAATTCAATCGAATACTGCTCAAAAGTCCGGCTCCCATGGTCCTATTCAGTCCATCGAAGACAAAGATATGCATCGTAGATCAGATGAGATTAAACGAAGGCAGTTGGAACTCGATGAAgttcagaaaaagaaagaggaagatgcTAATAAGCAGCAACAAATTCAACAGATGtatcaacagcagcaacaacagcaacaacagcatctccaccatcatcaccatcatcatttGCAGCAACCGCAATCTCATATCAAGAGTCAACAAATGTTACATCCTAATATGTTACGGTTGGATAACTTGTCCATTAATGGACTCACCTCGTCTT CTACACAAAATGGTAATAACGACGCGCCTCTGCCACCGGAACGAGGTTCCAGTTTTGCGGTGATGTCGCAGACTGGGGTACTCCGATCGAACAATTCAAATTCATCGAATATTATGACATTAACTTCCCCGCAATCAACGACCGTCAAGAGAGTCTCCTTTCATGATTCGAACGCAAACGTGGAATCAGTACAACGAAATGTATCGTCTGGAAATTTAACCGCGATTCCGTCCACAACTATGGATGTCATTTCAGAAGATCCAAAC ATTTTCATCAACGATGCTGAAATGTTATTGGCATCTCCAAAGACGCCCGAAGGACCTGGTATACCAATTAGCGGTAGTACACCTGGCGTGATAGGCGCTCAAGAAGTTTACAA GGATCCGAGGCAAAGACGACTTGCTGAAAAGCAAAAACAACAGCAACAAAATTCTCAAGTTGGACCAGTACCTGAGAAACTAAGTTTCAAGGAGAAAATGAAGATGTTTGCGATGGAAACGGGAGAAGATGGAACACCACGGGATAAGGTGAAAATTTCGCGTGCTCAACGCGAAATAGATAACATAGGTAATCCTACTACTGCACTGATCAGCAATAACGGCAACAACAGCAGTAATAATTACAACAACAATAACGGTAACAATATCAATGCCGTTACTACTAACAATACAAACAatagcaacagcagcagcagcagcagcagcagcaacaacaacgcTCATAACAATAGGAATTAA